One Deltaproteobacteria bacterium DNA window includes the following coding sequences:
- the rpsL gene encoding 30S ribosomal protein S12, producing the protein MPTINQLVRKGREIQRKKNTAPALQGCPQKRGVCTRVYTSTPKKPNSALRKVARVRLTNGSEVTSYIPGMGHNLQEHSVVLIRGGRVKDLPGVRYHIIRGALDSIGVQERRQGRSKYGAKRPK; encoded by the coding sequence ATGCCTACGATCAATCAGTTGGTGCGCAAGGGGCGCGAGATTCAGAGAAAGAAGAATACGGCCCCGGCGCTGCAGGGGTGCCCGCAGAAGCGGGGCGTGTGCACGCGCGTCTACACCTCGACCCCGAAAAAGCCCAACTCGGCGCTGCGCAAGGTCGCCCGCGTGCGGTTGACCAACGGCAGCGAAGTGACGTCCTACATTCCCGGCATGGGGCACAACCTCCAGGAACACTCCGTGGTCTTGATCAGGGGAGGCCGGGTGAAGGACCTTCCGGGCGTGCGCTACCACATCATCCGCGGAGCGCTGGACTCCATCGGGGTCCAGGAGCGCCGTCAGGGCCGCTCGAAGTACGGGGCCAAGAGGCCGAAGTAG
- the rpsG gene encoding 30S ribosomal protein S7: MPRKGEIKRRELLPDPKYGDKLVTKFVNNMMNRGKKSTAEGILYRSLDIIADKAKTEPLGVFKRAVDNTKPMVEVRSRRVGGATYQVPVEVRPDRRLSLSLRWLISAARARSEKSMDEKLAAELMDAANQRGNAVKKKEDTHRMAEANRAFAHYRW, translated from the coding sequence ATGCCGCGCAAGGGTGAAATAAAGCGGAGAGAGCTGCTGCCCGATCCCAAGTACGGGGACAAGCTCGTCACGAAGTTCGTCAACAACATGATGAACCGGGGCAAGAAGAGCACCGCCGAGGGCATCCTGTACCGTTCGCTGGACATCATCGCGGACAAGGCCAAGACGGAGCCGCTGGGAGTGTTCAAGCGGGCGGTGGACAACACCAAGCCGATGGTGGAAGTCCGGTCGCGGCGGGTGGGCGGCGCTACCTACCAGGTGCCGGTGGAGGTGCGTCCGGACCGGCGGCTGTCCCTCAGCCTGCGCTGGCTCATCAGCGCCGCCAGGGCTCGGAGCGAGAAGTCCATGGACGAGAAGCTCGCCGCCGAGTTGATGGACGCGGCCAACCAGCGCGGAAACGCCGTCAAGAAGAAGGAAGACACCCACAGGATGGCGGAGGCGAACCGCGCGTTCGCCCATTACCGCTGGTAG
- the fusA gene encoding elongation factor G yields MSRQIPLDRTRNIGIMAHIDAGKTTTTERVLFYTGINYKLGEVHDGTATMDWMVQEQERGITITSAATTCHWRDHRINIIDTPGHVDFTIEVERSLRVLDGAIAVFCSVGGVEPQTETVWRQADKYGVPRIAYINKMDRVGADYFRVVKMIEDRLGARPLIIQLPVGAEDHFQGVVDLVRMKALLWDNENLGASYREAPIPEELRAQADDYRDLLLETLSDCDEDIMTAYLQGEEISEERLVRAIRGAGLKLDIVPVLCGAAFRNKGVQPLLDAVIDYLPSPLDVPPIQGTVPGRGDEAVRETSDDAPFAALAFKIMADPFVGSLTFFRVYSGTRSSGAFVYNASTGQRERLGRILKMHANKREEIDEVCAGDIAAAVGLRSAKTGDTLCDEANPILLESIDFPDPVIAIAIEPKSRDDQEKLATSLQKLAKEDPSFRVSVDQETGQTLISGMGELHLEVIVDRLLREFKVDANVGKPQVAYKETIRRAVEQEGRFVRQSGGRGQFGHVFLRMEPQPTGSGSEFVSAIKGGVIPQEYIPAVENGVVQAMSNGGLVGYPVVDVKVTLLDGSYHEVDSSEMAFTIAGSMAFKEGLRKALPVLLEPVMDVEVVVPEEFMGDVIGDISSRRGKVLGMTSKGNSQVIEARVPLSRMFGYATDLRSRTQGRATYTMQFSRYEEVPEGVMDDRAGREARA; encoded by the coding sequence ATGAGCAGACAGATACCACTCGACCGGACCCGCAACATCGGGATCATGGCCCACATCGATGCCGGCAAGACCACCACGACGGAACGCGTGTTGTTCTACACCGGCATCAACTACAAGCTGGGGGAAGTGCACGACGGCACCGCGACCATGGACTGGATGGTCCAGGAGCAGGAGCGCGGGATCACCATCACGTCCGCGGCCACCACTTGTCACTGGCGCGACCACCGGATCAACATCATCGACACCCCCGGCCACGTGGACTTCACCATCGAGGTGGAGCGTTCGTTGCGGGTGCTGGACGGAGCCATCGCGGTGTTCTGCTCGGTGGGTGGGGTGGAGCCCCAGACCGAAACCGTGTGGCGGCAGGCGGACAAGTACGGCGTCCCGCGGATCGCGTACATCAACAAGATGGACCGCGTCGGCGCCGACTATTTCCGGGTGGTGAAGATGATCGAGGACCGGCTCGGAGCCCGGCCGCTGATCATCCAGCTTCCGGTGGGAGCGGAAGACCACTTTCAGGGGGTGGTGGACCTGGTGCGGATGAAGGCCCTGCTCTGGGACAACGAGAATCTCGGCGCCAGCTACCGGGAAGCACCCATACCGGAGGAGTTGCGCGCCCAGGCGGACGACTACCGCGATCTTCTGTTGGAGACGCTGTCCGATTGCGACGAAGACATCATGACCGCCTATCTCCAGGGCGAGGAGATCTCCGAGGAGCGGCTGGTCCGGGCCATTCGCGGCGCCGGGCTGAAGCTGGACATCGTCCCGGTGCTGTGCGGCGCGGCCTTCCGCAACAAGGGGGTGCAGCCCTTGCTGGACGCGGTCATCGACTACCTCCCCTCGCCGCTGGACGTGCCGCCGATCCAGGGGACCGTTCCCGGCCGTGGCGACGAAGCCGTGCGCGAAACCTCCGACGACGCTCCGTTCGCCGCCCTGGCATTCAAGATCATGGCCGATCCGTTCGTGGGGTCGTTGACCTTCTTTCGGGTCTATTCCGGGACCCGGAGTTCCGGGGCGTTCGTCTACAATGCCTCCACCGGCCAGCGGGAGCGTCTCGGCCGCATTCTCAAGATGCACGCCAACAAGCGCGAGGAGATCGACGAGGTCTGCGCCGGGGACATCGCCGCCGCCGTCGGGCTGCGCAGCGCCAAGACCGGCGACACGCTGTGCGACGAAGCCAACCCCATCCTCCTCGAATCCATCGATTTCCCCGACCCCGTCATCGCCATCGCCATCGAACCCAAGTCCCGCGACGACCAGGAAAAGCTGGCCACCTCCCTGCAGAAGCTGGCCAAGGAGGATCCGTCCTTCCGGGTGAGCGTCGACCAGGAGACCGGCCAGACCCTGATCTCGGGGATGGGCGAGCTGCATCTCGAAGTGATCGTCGACCGGCTGCTGCGGGAGTTCAAGGTGGACGCCAACGTGGGCAAGCCCCAGGTGGCGTACAAGGAGACGATCCGCCGCGCGGTGGAGCAGGAGGGCCGGTTCGTGCGGCAGTCGGGCGGCCGCGGGCAGTTCGGCCACGTGTTCCTGCGCATGGAGCCCCAGCCCACGGGCAGCGGGTCCGAGTTCGTCAGTGCCATCAAGGGCGGCGTCATTCCCCAGGAGTATATCCCCGCGGTCGAGAACGGCGTCGTCCAGGCCATGAGCAACGGCGGCCTGGTGGGATATCCGGTGGTGGACGTGAAGGTCACGCTGCTCGACGGCAGCTACCACGAGGTGGACTCTTCGGAGATGGCGTTCACCATCGCCGGCTCCATGGCGTTCAAGGAGGGGCTGCGCAAGGCCTTGCCGGTGCTGCTGGAACCGGTGATGGACGTGGAGGTGGTGGTGCCGGAGGAGTTCATGGGCGACGTGATCGGCGACATCAGCTCGCGCCGGGGAAAGGTCCTGGGAATGACCTCCAAGGGAAACTCCCAGGTGATCGAGGCGCGCGTGCCGCTGTCGCGGATGTTCGGCTACGCGACCGATTTGCGGTCGCGGACCCAGGGCCGGGCGACCTACACGATGCAGTTCTCGCGCTACGAGGAAGTGCCCGAAGGCGTGATGGACGACCGGGCCGGCCGGGAGGCGCGCGCCTGA
- the rpsJ gene encoding 30S ribosomal protein S10 — translation MNEKIRIRLKAYDYRVLDQSVGEIVETVKRTGGRVAGPIPLPTRIERFTVNRSPHVDKKSREQFEMRTHKRLLDILEPTQQTIDALGKLDLAAGVDVEIKLQ, via the coding sequence GTGAACGAAAAAATCCGTATTCGGCTCAAGGCCTACGACTATCGGGTCCTGGACCAGTCCGTGGGGGAGATCGTCGAGACCGTCAAGCGGACGGGCGGCCGGGTCGCCGGTCCCATCCCGCTGCCGACGCGCATCGAGAGGTTCACGGTGAACCGATCGCCGCACGTGGACAAGAAGTCACGCGAGCAGTTCGAAATGCGCACGCACAAGCGGCTTCTCGACATCCTCGAACCCACCCAGCAGACCATCGACGCCTTGGGCAAGCTCGACCTGGCCGCGGGCGTCGACGTGGAGATCAAGCTTCAATAG
- the rplC gene encoding 50S ribosomal protein L3, protein MGLMGTKIGMSQVFDDTGNVIPVTVVETGPCVVVQKKDVARDGYNALQLGFGRQKNQRVNRPLRGHMAKAEKGSFRFLREFRVDDVSGYEVGQELTVTDLAGPGDLVDVTGTSKGRGFSGVMKRWDFRGVSRTHGTHEYFRHGGSIGACAYPGKVFKGKRMAGHWGNERVSVQNLRVVGVRPEQNLLLVKGAVPGANGGMVLIRRAVKG, encoded by the coding sequence ATGGGTCTCATGGGAACAAAGATCGGCATGAGCCAGGTCTTCGACGACACGGGCAACGTGATCCCCGTGACCGTGGTGGAGACCGGCCCGTGCGTGGTGGTGCAGAAGAAGGACGTCGCCAGGGACGGATACAACGCGCTGCAGCTTGGCTTCGGCAGGCAGAAGAACCAGCGGGTGAACCGCCCTCTGCGCGGCCACATGGCCAAGGCGGAGAAGGGTTCCTTCCGGTTCCTGCGCGAGTTCCGGGTGGACGACGTCTCGGGCTACGAGGTGGGCCAGGAGCTCACGGTGACGGATCTCGCCGGGCCCGGAGACCTGGTGGACGTCACCGGCACCTCCAAGGGGCGCGGCTTCTCGGGGGTCATGAAGCGGTGGGACTTCCGCGGTGTCTCCCGCACCCACGGCACCCACGAGTATTTTCGCCACGGCGGCTCCATCGGCGCCTGCGCCTATCCCGGGAAGGTGTTCAAGGGAAAGCGGATGGCGGGGCACTGGGGCAACGAGAGGGTGTCGGTGCAGAACCTGCGGGTGGTGGGCGTGCGTCCCGAGCAGAACCTTCTCCTGGTGAAGGGCGCCGTACCCGGCGCCAACGGCGGGATGGTCCTCATCCGCCGCGCGGTCAAGGGATAG
- the rplD gene encoding 50S ribosomal protein L4 — protein MELRRIEPELPQAIFGVPVRPHLLHQAVVMQLNNRRAGTASTKTRGKVQGSGRKPWRQKGSGRARAGSVRSPIWVGGGTVFGPLPRDYSYRIPKSARRQALLSALSLKSSEGKVVVVETPDVPEIKTRLMAEAVAALGVENALIVIAERDDRIELSARNLPRVKVLRAEGLNVYDLLRFEHLVLTRDALGKIEERLSQ, from the coding sequence ATGGAACTGCGCCGCATCGAGCCCGAGCTGCCGCAAGCCATCTTCGGCGTGCCGGTTCGCCCCCACCTGTTGCACCAGGCGGTGGTCATGCAGTTGAACAACCGGCGCGCCGGCACGGCCTCCACCAAGACCCGCGGCAAGGTGCAGGGGAGCGGCAGGAAACCCTGGCGCCAGAAGGGCTCGGGAAGAGCCCGCGCCGGCAGCGTGCGCTCGCCCATCTGGGTCGGCGGCGGCACCGTGTTCGGTCCTCTGCCGCGGGACTATTCGTACCGCATCCCGAAATCGGCACGCCGCCAGGCGCTGCTCTCGGCCCTCAGCCTGAAGTCCTCGGAAGGGAAGGTCGTGGTGGTGGAGACGCCGGACGTGCCGGAGATCAAGACCCGGCTCATGGCCGAGGCCGTGGCCGCGCTGGGGGTTGAAAACGCGCTGATCGTCATCGCGGAAAGGGACGACCGCATCGAGTTGTCGGCGCGCAACCTGCCGCGCGTCAAGGTCTTGAGGGCGGAGGGGCTGAACGTCTACGACCTGCTCCGGTTCGAGCACCTGGTGCTGACCCGGGACGCGCTCGGGAAGATCGAAGAGAGGTTGTCGCAATGA
- the rplW gene encoding 50S ribosomal protein L23 gives MRGVRDAVLGPLISEKGSMLAESTNQVIFKVRPDANKIEIRQQVERLFKVTVLDVRTARYLGKMRRVGRNTGRLPLWKKAYVTLKEGDRIDFFGVG, from the coding sequence ATGAGAGGCGTTCGCGATGCCGTTCTCGGGCCGCTGATCTCCGAAAAGGGCTCGATGCTGGCCGAGTCGACCAACCAGGTGATCTTCAAGGTCCGGCCGGATGCCAACAAGATCGAGATCCGGCAGCAGGTGGAGCGGCTGTTCAAGGTGACGGTGCTGGACGTGCGCACCGCGCGCTATCTGGGCAAGATGCGCCGCGTGGGCAGGAACACCGGACGGCTGCCGTTGTGGAAGAAGGCATACGTGACCCTCAAGGAGGGTGACCGCATCGACTTCTTCGGTGTCGGTTAA
- the rplB gene encoding 50S ribosomal protein L2, with protein sequence MSIKNHRPTSPGRRFASGFGFDEVTKDAPHKPLLRPLRGHGGRNNTGRITKDHRGGGHKRRYRFIDFKRDKKGVPGRVEAIEYDPNRSALVALICYLDGERRYILAPEKLRVGGRIIAGDQDIDIQPGNSLPLKNIPTGTLVHNVELKAGKGGQIVRSAGASAQVMAKEGSYTLLKLPSGELRNVRSECRATVGEVGNSEFENITYGKAGRSRWLGRRPVTRGIAKNPVDHPHGGGEGQSKGNHPQTPWGKPTKGYRTRGVKPSDKYIVKRRKGQ encoded by the coding sequence ATGTCCATCAAGAACCACCGCCCGACTTCTCCCGGGCGCCGTTTCGCTTCCGGCTTCGGGTTCGACGAGGTCACCAAGGATGCGCCGCACAAGCCGTTGTTGCGCCCGCTCCGGGGACACGGCGGACGGAACAACACCGGCCGCATCACCAAGGATCATCGCGGCGGCGGGCACAAGCGGCGCTACCGCTTCATCGACTTCAAGCGCGACAAGAAGGGCGTGCCGGGCCGGGTCGAGGCCATCGAGTACGATCCGAACCGCTCGGCCCTGGTGGCGCTCATCTGCTACCTCGACGGCGAGCGGCGCTACATTCTCGCGCCCGAAAAGCTCAGGGTCGGCGGCCGGATCATCGCCGGAGACCAGGACATCGACATTCAGCCGGGCAACTCCCTGCCGCTGAAGAACATCCCCACCGGCACCCTGGTGCACAACGTGGAGCTCAAGGCCGGCAAGGGCGGACAGATCGTGCGCAGCGCGGGAGCCTCCGCCCAGGTGATGGCCAAGGAGGGCTCCTACACGCTGCTCAAGCTCCCGTCCGGGGAGCTGCGCAACGTCCGCTCCGAGTGCCGCGCCACCGTGGGCGAGGTGGGCAACAGCGAGTTCGAGAACATCACCTACGGCAAGGCGGGCCGCTCGCGCTGGCTGGGACGCCGGCCGGTGACCCGGGGCATCGCCAAGAACCCCGTGGACCATCCCCACGGCGGCGGCGAGGGCCAGTCCAAGGGCAACCATCCCCAGACTCCCTGGGGCAAGCCCACCAAGGGTTACCGGACCCGCGGCGTCAAGCCCTCGGACAAGTACATCGTGAAGCGCAGAAAGGGACAGTAG
- the rpsS gene encoding 30S ribosomal protein S19, with translation MARSIKKGPFVDDHLMRKIEEMNRAQARRVVKTWSRRSTITPDMIGHTIAVHNGRKFLPVFVTEDMVGHKLGEFSPTRTFHSHAGDRRGDARGVRR, from the coding sequence ATGGCGCGTTCGATCAAGAAGGGTCCTTTCGTGGACGACCACCTGATGCGCAAGATCGAGGAGATGAACCGCGCCCAGGCGCGCCGGGTGGTCAAGACGTGGTCGCGGCGCTCCACCATCACCCCGGACATGATCGGCCACACCATCGCGGTCCACAACGGGCGCAAGTTTCTCCCGGTGTTCGTGACCGAGGACATGGTCGGCCACAAGCTCGGAGAGTTCTCGCCCACGCGCACGTTTCACAGTCACGCAGGCGACCGCCGGGGCGACGCCAGGGGCGTGAGGAGATAG
- the rplV gene encoding 50S ribosomal protein L22, with translation MEARAVTKFARVSPRKMRLVVDQVRGRSVEDALTILKFVPKGCAGIVAKTLRSAVANAENTQSVDVDLLYVKTAEVGQGGMWKRFMPRGMGRANRIRKRLSHLTVVVDERV, from the coding sequence ATGGAGGCGCGCGCTGTCACGAAGTTCGCCCGGGTCTCGCCCCGCAAGATGCGGCTGGTGGTGGACCAGGTTCGCGGCCGGTCCGTCGAGGACGCGCTGACGATCCTCAAGTTCGTGCCCAAGGGCTGCGCCGGCATCGTCGCCAAGACCCTGCGTTCCGCGGTGGCCAACGCCGAGAACACGCAGAGCGTCGACGTCGACCTCTTGTACGTCAAGACCGCCGAAGTCGGACAGGGGGGTATGTGGAAACGCTTCATGCCGCGCGGAATGGGCCGCGCCAACCGGATTCGCAAGCGCCTGAGCCATTTGACCGTCGTGGTGGATGAAAGGGTCTGA
- the rpsC gene encoding 30S ribosomal protein S3 — MGQKTHPKVFRMRVIESWDSKWYAGHDYPELLHEDLKIKQFLKGRLHHAGISKIEIERATNKAKINIHTARPGIVIGKKGAEIEKLKEELAKLSPREVFINIHEVRRPDLDAQLVAENVALQLERRVAFRRAMKESVSRALRMGAQGIRIQCGGRLGGQEIARTEWYREGRVPLHTLRADVSYGLAEAKTTYGVIGVKAWIFRGEILTKQEEQQKASLGL; from the coding sequence ATGGGACAGAAAACGCACCCCAAGGTCTTCCGCATGCGTGTGATCGAGTCGTGGGACTCGAAGTGGTACGCCGGACACGACTACCCCGAGCTGCTGCACGAGGACCTCAAGATCAAGCAGTTTCTCAAGGGACGGCTGCACCACGCGGGCATCTCGAAGATCGAGATCGAGCGCGCCACCAACAAGGCCAAGATCAACATCCACACGGCGCGTCCGGGCATCGTCATCGGCAAGAAGGGCGCGGAGATCGAGAAGCTCAAGGAAGAGCTGGCCAAGCTCTCGCCGCGGGAGGTGTTCATCAACATCCACGAGGTGCGCCGGCCCGATCTCGACGCGCAGTTGGTGGCGGAGAACGTCGCGCTGCAGCTTGAGCGCCGCGTGGCGTTCCGGCGCGCCATGAAGGAGAGCGTTTCGCGCGCCTTGCGCATGGGCGCGCAAGGGATCCGCATCCAGTGCGGCGGCCGCCTGGGCGGACAGGAGATCGCGCGCACGGAATGGTACCGGGAAGGGCGCGTGCCGCTGCATACCCTGCGCGCCGACGTGAGTTACGGCCTGGCCGAGGCGAAGACCACCTATGGAGTCATCGGCGTCAAGGCGTGGATCTTCCGGGGCGAGATCCTGACGAAGCAGGAAGAGCAGCAGAAGGCATCCCTGGGATTATAG
- the rplP gene encoding 50S ribosomal protein L16, with protein sequence MLEPKKVKYRKIQKGRRGGSAGRGSELSFGDYGLKSVDRGYVTARQIEAARIALTRYLKRHGKVWIRVFPDKPITKKPAEVRMGKGKGPLHAWVAVVKPGKLLFEMEGVQRDDAREAFRLASRKLGLATAFVER encoded by the coding sequence ATGCTTGAGCCGAAGAAGGTCAAATACCGGAAGATACAGAAGGGGCGCAGGGGCGGATCCGCCGGGCGCGGGTCGGAGCTGTCCTTCGGCGACTACGGCCTGAAATCCGTCGACCGTGGTTACGTCACGGCGCGCCAGATCGAGGCCGCGCGAATCGCGCTGACCCGCTACCTGAAGCGGCACGGCAAGGTGTGGATCCGGGTGTTCCCGGACAAGCCCATCACCAAGAAACCCGCCGAGGTGCGCATGGGCAAGGGCAAGGGCCCGCTGCATGCGTGGGTGGCCGTGGTCAAGCCAGGGAAACTCTTGTTCGAGATGGAAGGGGTTCAGCGGGACGACGCCAGGGAAGCGTTCCGCCTGGCCTCGCGCAAGCTCGGCCTGGCCACCGCGTTCGTGGAACGTTGA
- the rpmC gene encoding 50S ribosomal protein L29, protein MDAKAMRDMGLDELQQKRAEFKDEIFHLTLRRATGQLESPMKLRQSRRDLARLETIIGELRRAAERKAAAQKDDHE, encoded by the coding sequence ATGGACGCCAAGGCAATGCGGGACATGGGTCTCGACGAGTTGCAGCAGAAGCGCGCGGAGTTCAAGGACGAGATCTTTCACCTGACCTTGCGGCGCGCCACGGGGCAGTTGGAGAGCCCCATGAAGCTGCGCCAGTCGCGCCGCGACTTGGCGCGCCTGGAGACGATCATCGGAGAGCTCCGGCGGGCCGCGGAGCGGAAAGCCGCGGCGCAGAAAGACGATCATGAGTGA
- the rpsQ gene encoding 30S ribosomal protein S17, which translates to MMSERGVTKQREGVVRTDRMAKTVVVELERIVLHARYKKYLRRRTRVKAHDERDECRVGDRVLITECRPLSREKRWRVSRVLNRAVTGAAAD; encoded by the coding sequence ATCATGAGTGAGCGTGGTGTCACCAAGCAGCGTGAGGGCGTCGTCAGAACGGACCGCATGGCCAAGACCGTGGTGGTGGAGCTGGAGCGGATCGTCCTGCATGCGCGGTACAAGAAATACCTCCGGCGCCGGACCCGGGTGAAGGCCCACGACGAGCGCGACGAGTGCCGGGTGGGCGATCGGGTCCTGATCACCGAGTGCCGGCCCCTCAGCCGCGAGAAGCGCTGGCGCGTGAGCCGGGTCCTGAACCGTGCGGTGACGGGCGCGGCGGCGGACTGA
- the rplN gene encoding 50S ribosomal protein L14 gives MIQVGTVLDVADNSGARRVQCIKVLGGTRRKYASVGDVIVVSVKEAMPNSKVPKGHVARAVVVRTAKELSRVDGSYIRFDNNSAVLIDNQKEPVGTRIFGPVARELRAKRFMKIVSLAPEVL, from the coding sequence ATGATACAAGTGGGGACGGTGCTGGACGTGGCGGACAACTCGGGCGCCCGGCGGGTACAGTGCATCAAGGTGCTCGGCGGGACAAGGCGGAAGTACGCCTCCGTCGGGGATGTCATCGTCGTGTCCGTCAAGGAGGCGATGCCCAATTCCAAGGTGCCCAAGGGCCACGTGGCCAGAGCGGTGGTGGTGCGGACCGCGAAGGAGCTCAGCCGCGTGGACGGCTCCTACATTCGCTTCGACAACAACTCGGCGGTCCTGATCGACAACCAGAAGGAGCCGGTGGGCACGCGCATCTTCGGTCCGGTTGCACGGGAGCTGCGCGCGAAACGCTTCATGAAGATCGTCTCGCTGGCCCCGGAGGTCTTGTAG
- the rplX gene encoding 50S ribosomal protein L24 produces MSLFVRKDDTVMVVTGRERGKTGKVIKVLPKKSRVFIERVNLVKRHTKPRSAQQPGGIVEKEASIHVSNVMLMCDPCNAPVRVGYKFLEDGEKVRICRRCGQGLG; encoded by the coding sequence ATGAGCCTGTTCGTCCGCAAAGATGACACCGTGATGGTGGTGACCGGCAGGGAGCGGGGGAAGACCGGCAAGGTCATCAAGGTGCTGCCGAAGAAGAGCCGCGTGTTCATCGAACGGGTGAATCTCGTCAAGCGGCACACCAAGCCGCGCAGTGCCCAGCAGCCCGGCGGAATCGTCGAGAAGGAAGCCTCGATCCACGTCTCCAACGTCATGCTCATGTGCGACCCGTGCAACGCCCCGGTGCGCGTGGGCTACAAGTTCCTGGAGGATGGAGAGAAAGTGCGCATCTGCCGGCGTTGCGGCCAGGGGCTCGGCTAG
- the rplE gene encoding 50S ribosomal protein L5 produces the protein MVRLEQKYHEEIVPAMMADFAYRNRHQVPRLKNVSINVCVGEAVQNAKLLDAAVAELGAISGQRPVVTRARKDISNFKLRRGNPIGCMVTLRRTRMYEFLDRLIQVALPQVRDFKGLSDRSFDGCGNYSLGIREQIIFPEVRPDSVERLHGLTVSIVTTAATDEEGRALLRRLGMPFAADGSRTSG, from the coding sequence ATGGTAAGGCTGGAACAGAAATACCACGAGGAGATCGTGCCCGCGATGATGGCGGACTTCGCCTATCGCAACAGGCACCAGGTGCCGCGGCTCAAGAACGTGTCCATCAACGTGTGCGTCGGCGAGGCCGTGCAGAACGCCAAGCTGCTGGATGCCGCGGTGGCGGAGCTGGGCGCCATCAGCGGTCAGCGGCCGGTGGTGACTCGGGCGCGGAAGGACATCTCGAACTTCAAGCTGCGCCGCGGCAATCCCATCGGGTGCATGGTCACGCTGCGGCGCACGCGCATGTACGAGTTCCTGGACCGGCTCATACAGGTGGCGCTTCCCCAGGTCAGGGACTTCAAGGGGCTCTCGGACCGCTCGTTCGACGGTTGCGGCAACTATTCGCTGGGCATCCGGGAGCAGATCATCTTTCCGGAGGTGAGGCCGGATTCGGTGGAACGGCTCCACGGGCTGACGGTGTCCATCGTGACGACCGCGGCGACGGACGAGGAGGGGAGAGCGTTGCTGCGCCGTCTCGGAATGCCGTTCGCCGCGGATGGGAGTAGGACCAGTGGCTAA
- a CDS encoding type Z 30S ribosomal protein S14, with protein MAKKCLRIKAARTPKFKVRQYNRCPLCGRARAFYRRFRMCRVCLRLYARRGEIPGVIKASW; from the coding sequence GTGGCTAAGAAGTGTCTGCGCATCAAGGCGGCCAGGACCCCCAAGTTCAAGGTCCGCCAGTACAATCGCTGCCCCCTGTGCGGCAGGGCCCGGGCGTTTTACCGGCGGTTCCGCATGTGCAGGGTCTGCCTCAGGCTGTACGCGCGCCGGGGCGAGATCCCCGGGGTGATCAAGGCAAGCTGGTAG
- the rpsH gene encoding 30S ribosomal protein S8, whose translation MSMTDPIADLLTRMRNAGMAKHETVDVPWSRLKENIMKVLVEEGYVRQIRRIQVDGQVQDTLRIHLKYDRDHQPVMSHLKRVSRPGRRVYLGYKDIQPLHRGLGTHVLSTPKGIIVDREAVKAKVGGELLCSIS comes from the coding sequence ATGAGTATGACCGATCCCATAGCCGATTTGCTGACGCGGATGCGCAACGCCGGGATGGCGAAGCACGAAACCGTGGACGTTCCATGGTCGCGCCTCAAGGAAAACATCATGAAGGTGCTGGTGGAGGAGGGGTACGTGCGCCAGATCCGGCGCATCCAGGTGGACGGGCAGGTGCAGGACACGCTGCGCATCCACCTCAAGTACGACAGGGATCATCAGCCGGTGATGAGCCACCTGAAGCGGGTAAGCCGCCCGGGACGGCGGGTCTATCTCGGCTACAAGGACATCCAGCCGTTGCACAGAGGGCTCGGCACGCATGTCCTGTCCACGCCCAAGGGGATCATCGTGGATCGGGAGGCCGTGAAGGCCAAGGTCGGCGGCGAGTTGCTCTGCTCGATAAGCTAG